The DNA region TCCTCACCGGTGCGCTTGACCGACCATCGTTGATCAGCGATGTGTGACGCACTTCTGTCCTCTAGCTCAATTGCAAGGATTGGTAGTTGACTGTGGCGCGCAGAGTATTGCATCTCGCTACAATGAGCGCAGTCGCGGCGGCCGCTCGCAACCGTTGAGGTGTATGGCGCCTCAGATCAAAGATCCAGAACGTCGGCATTTGCCGTGCTGCAAAAGTACTTGCGAGCCTTGCCTGGAGACGGGGCACGCCCATTGGCTTCGCGCCGCACGAAAGTAAAGCGGCGCCTTCGTACCGGACGCGAGCATGACCGCAGTCTATCTAATTTGGTAGCTGTCCAACGATGTAGACAGTAGTTTAGTTCAGCCGTCGATGGAGCTGCTCGCAAGATGTCAATGGTAGGTCCAGGGCAGGCCGTCGTCGCCATGCGGCGCTGGCGCCCGCCGAATTACCGAACGCTCGGGTGCGTATTCTCAGGAGATCAGCATTCAAATGAGTGCAACAGCAGATCGGAGTCGGCCAGACATTCTCGCAACACTGAAGCCGACCTTAACTGCGTCTGAATCTTACGGAGCTGATCGGACAGGGACCGATACACTTGACGAGAACCGGCCGGGACCGGGCGCGCAGCGGCGCAAGGCCATCCACGGATAAAACGGAGTCATCGATGGGCGTGTTGTCGCATCTGCGGGTCGTCGAGATCGGTAGCTCAGCCGCAACCAGCTATTGCGCGCGGCTTTTCGCGGATTTTGGCGCCGATGTTCAGAAAGTCGAGCCACCAGCAGGAGATCCTCTTCGGCGTAGCGCGCCACTTACGCCGGGCGGCCAGAGCGCTTGGTTCGCGTTCCTGAACTTCAACAAGTCAAGCGTCATCATAGATGGCGCTGACGCCGACGCAATCCTACGGCTGACGGCACTGATCGAGGGGGGCGACATTCTGGTCGACGGGCGGAACGTTGATCCCGCGGATTGCCCGTCCGTTGATATCACAGCGATCCGGCAGCGGCGCCCCGGATTGATCTACCTTGCAGCGAGTTGGTTTGGCCGCGAGGGACCCTATGCAGGATTCGCTGCAACCGATTCAACCGTCCGCGCGCTTGCCGGCCTCGTTAAGCTGGTTGGACCGGCCGATGGCCCGCCATCGCACTCGCCGGATTTTCAGACGGGTATTCTTGCCGGCTTGTGGGGCTTTATCGCCGCGGTTTCATCGGCAGTTGCGCGAACGCTTAGCGGGACAGGACGGTCGTGGTCGCTCAGCATATTCGAATCCTGTCTCTCCCTCAGCGAGTATCTCATGTTCGAAGCGTTTGAGCACGGCGACGTGATGCGCCGAATCGGTGTTAACCGCTTCTGGCCGAACTTCCCCACCGGCATTTACGAAACCAAGAAGGGTTGGCTCGGTGTTACGACTGTCGCGCCGGCACAATGGCGCGCGTTCTGCGACATGCTAGGCTTGCCCGCATTGCGCGATGATCCAACTTTGGTCCTCAACGATAATCGCTTGCAACAAATGGAGCAGATCGAACGACAGTTCATCCCGAGACTGAAGACGCGAACAGCGCAGGAGTGGTTTGCGGAAGGGCTAAAGCGCAAGATTCCGATCGTCCCGGTACCCGAAATATCCGATCTGCTCCAGGACGCCGAGAAGAAGGAGCGCGGCGCAGTCGTGCCCGTCCAGCTTGGCGAGGAAGAGGGCCTGACGGTTGGCTCCATGCAGCTGTTGACATTGACGCCGCCGCGGCAGGGCGGAAGAGTTCCGGCTCCTGGCGAGCAGCAGGCTTTCGCGGATAACCCAAGACGCCAGACTGGCACTGCGTCGGCGTCGTCCGGCCGCATCGATGCGGGCGGGTTACCGTTGCAAGGAATTCGCGTCATCGACTTTTCGATGGGATGGGCGGGGCCACTATGTACTCGTACACTCGCTGATCTCGGTGCCGAGGTCATCAAGGTCGAGGCCATCCAGTATCCAGATTGGTGGCGCGGCCTTAACCGGCCTGCTGGTTTCGTAGCCGGCCAGATGTACGAAAAGGCGGCACGCTTCTGCATGATGAATCGAAACAAGCGTGGCATCACGCTCGACTTGAAGCGCACGCAAGGCCTAGACCTTGCCAAGCGGCTTTTGGCGGTAGCCGATATTGTTGTCGACAACTATTCGGCCGATGTGCTGCCAAAGCTCGGGCTCGGCTACGATGTGCTCAGAACACTCAACCCTTCGCTCGTCATGATGTCGATGTCAGCCTTTGGCACGAACAGCGCCCATCGCAACTGCCGGGCGTACGGCTCTACCCTCGAACAGGCCTCCGGGTTGCCGAGCGCAATCGGAAGCCCCGGCCAGACACCTGTGATGAGCCATGTCGCATTCGGGGATGCCGTGGGCGGGTTGAATGGCTGCGCAGCAGTTCTGGTCGCGTTGATTCACGCCCGCACCACCGGGCAAGGACAGTTCATTGACCTGGCCCAGATCGAATGCATGATGCCCTTTGTTGCGCCATGGATCACCGTCAATTCGATCTGCGGTACGCCGCCAATAAGATACGGTAATCGACATCCGCAGTTCGTGCCGCACGGCTGCTTCCGTTGTGCGGGTGAGGACAACTGGCTCCTGGTAGCCGCGACGGATGCGGACATGTGGCAAAGGCTTGCCGTCCTTATCGGTCGGCCAGACTGGGCTGCGGACGCATCGCTTAAATTTGCTGAGGGGCGCCGCGACGTCGAGGATGAGATTGAGAGAGGCATCGAAGTCTGGACGCTCACCCGCGATGCGGATCAGGCTATGTCCGAGTTGCAGGCCGCAGGGGTCGCAGCTGGCGTGGCCCGCTTGCCGATTGACCTGCTCAGTGATCGCCATCTCAGGTCGCGCGCGTTTCTGCAGGAAATCGACCGCGCTTTCGTTGGCTTGCATCCGCAAGCCTCACTGCCAATCCGCGAGGGCGCCGGATATTACGAACTCCGCGCAGCGGCGCCGACGTTGGGACAACATAACAGGGAGATCCTTTCAGGGATTCTCGGGCTCTCTGATGCCGAGATTGCGCATTTGGTAAGGGAGGACATCATCGGAACGGCAATGCTCTCGGAAGCCTGAACTCACAAAAGTAAGAAGTCTTCGTCAGACCGAAAAATCGGCCCTAGCGGACGAAACTCCGTTTAGAGCCTATCTGAATCTGCTGCCTGCCCAATTATTTTGCACAGTCTACTGAGCTTGTGAGCCAATGTGAACTTCTATGTCCGCGCCTAGTTCTGGCTCATCTCCGCCCTGCTT from Bradyrhizobium sp. B124 includes:
- a CDS encoding CoA transferase; this translates as MGVLSHLRVVEIGSSAATSYCARLFADFGADVQKVEPPAGDPLRRSAPLTPGGQSAWFAFLNFNKSSVIIDGADADAILRLTALIEGGDILVDGRNVDPADCPSVDITAIRQRRPGLIYLAASWFGREGPYAGFAATDSTVRALAGLVKLVGPADGPPSHSPDFQTGILAGLWGFIAAVSSAVARTLSGTGRSWSLSIFESCLSLSEYLMFEAFEHGDVMRRIGVNRFWPNFPTGIYETKKGWLGVTTVAPAQWRAFCDMLGLPALRDDPTLVLNDNRLQQMEQIERQFIPRLKTRTAQEWFAEGLKRKIPIVPVPEISDLLQDAEKKERGAVVPVQLGEEEGLTVGSMQLLTLTPPRQGGRVPAPGEQQAFADNPRRQTGTASASSGRIDAGGLPLQGIRVIDFSMGWAGPLCTRTLADLGAEVIKVEAIQYPDWWRGLNRPAGFVAGQMYEKAARFCMMNRNKRGITLDLKRTQGLDLAKRLLAVADIVVDNYSADVLPKLGLGYDVLRTLNPSLVMMSMSAFGTNSAHRNCRAYGSTLEQASGLPSAIGSPGQTPVMSHVAFGDAVGGLNGCAAVLVALIHARTTGQGQFIDLAQIECMMPFVAPWITVNSICGTPPIRYGNRHPQFVPHGCFRCAGEDNWLLVAATDADMWQRLAVLIGRPDWAADASLKFAEGRRDVEDEIERGIEVWTLTRDADQAMSELQAAGVAAGVARLPIDLLSDRHLRSRAFLQEIDRAFVGLHPQASLPIREGAGYYELRAAAPTLGQHNREILSGILGLSDAEIAHLVREDIIGTAMLSEA